Proteins encoded within one genomic window of Spirochaeta cellobiosiphila DSM 17781:
- the sbcB gene encoding exodeoxyribonuclease I, giving the protein MQSLLWYDLETFGRHPGWDRIAQYASLRTNDKFEIIEEPTVVYCRISPDYLPDPGACLITGITPKVTGEKGLIEAEFVKIIHQEMSTPGTCTVGYNSLRFDDEFVRNLFYRNFIDPYKREYSQGNSRWDIIDLVRMTHDLRPEGINWVYDDVGRPIFRLEELTKANNISHEHAHDALSDVYGTVALAKLIHDKQPKLFQFYYSLRKKDAVRRYLNLQNPQPLVHTSGMFTRSGACSTVIVPITADPDNNNLIHCFDLRQNPELLINLSVEELKYRIFTPQVELGDKERIPIKGVYTNRSPAIAPLNTLEDRRAQALGLNIPMIKEHFSLIQKHPDILIKIRQVFSGRQLPHHNDPDLQIYQGGFFGDHDREVFDRIPQMSMEELTSYKPDFQDARGPELLRRYIGRNYPHLMSEDQQKRWKSYCAGRLLAPEWSDADNMNTFKRKIASLLGDQTIEGKSKKVLADLKDYGAWLESHILS; this is encoded by the coding sequence ATGCAAAGCCTTCTCTGGTATGACCTGGAAACATTTGGAAGACATCCCGGCTGGGATAGAATAGCCCAATATGCCTCATTAAGAACTAATGACAAATTTGAGATTATAGAAGAACCTACTGTCGTCTATTGCCGTATCTCTCCTGATTATCTACCTGATCCGGGGGCCTGTTTAATTACAGGTATTACTCCCAAAGTTACCGGTGAAAAAGGACTGATAGAGGCGGAATTTGTCAAAATAATCCACCAGGAAATGAGTACCCCAGGAACCTGTACTGTGGGTTACAATAGCCTTCGTTTTGATGATGAGTTTGTTCGTAATCTCTTTTATCGTAATTTTATTGATCCCTATAAAAGGGAGTATTCCCAGGGCAATAGCCGATGGGATATCATCGACCTGGTTAGAATGACCCATGACTTAAGACCGGAAGGTATTAATTGGGTCTATGATGATGTAGGCCGACCCATCTTCCGTTTGGAAGAACTTACTAAGGCTAATAATATCAGTCATGAACATGCTCATGATGCTCTATCTGATGTGTATGGAACAGTGGCTCTTGCTAAACTCATTCATGACAAACAACCAAAATTGTTTCAGTTTTACTATTCTCTCAGGAAGAAGGATGCTGTCAGGCGTTATCTGAATTTACAAAATCCCCAGCCCTTGGTCCACACTTCAGGAATGTTTACCAGAAGCGGTGCCTGTTCCACTGTGATTGTTCCTATAACCGCTGATCCTGATAACAATAACCTGATCCATTGCTTTGACCTAAGACAGAATCCGGAATTACTCATTAACCTTTCTGTGGAAGAACTAAAATATCGAATCTTCACCCCTCAGGTAGAATTAGGGGACAAAGAAAGGATCCCCATTAAAGGCGTCTATACAAACCGATCTCCTGCCATAGCTCCACTCAATACTCTGGAGGATAGGAGAGCTCAGGCTTTAGGTCTGAACATTCCTATGATTAAGGAGCACTTCAGCCTCATTCAAAAGCATCCAGATATCCTCATAAAGATCAGGCAAGTATTCAGTGGCCGTCAGTTACCCCATCATAATGATCCTGATTTACAAATATACCAGGGGGGATTCTTTGGGGATCATGATAGAGAGGTTTTTGATCGTATTCCCCAGATGAGTATGGAGGAACTGACCAGCTATAAACCAGACTTTCAGGATGCTCGCGGTCCCGAGTTATTAAGACGTTACATAGGTCGTAATTATCCCCATCTAATGAGTGAAGATCAGCAAAAACGCTGGAAAAGCTACTGTGCTGGTCGTTTGTTGGCTCCTGAATGGAGTGATGCTGATAACATGAATACCTTTAAAAGAAAGATAGCCTCTTTATTAGGTGATCAAACTATTGAAGGGAAGTCAAAAAAAGTTCTGGCTGATTTAAAGGACTATGGGGCCTGGTTGGAATCACATATTCTCAGTTGA
- the pgm gene encoding phosphoglucomutase (alpha-D-glucose-1,6-bisphosphate-dependent), with protein MAIHELAGKTVPPELLTNIPRLISDYYTIQPDPTQKEQLVAFGTSGHRGVSSDGTFNEEHILAIVQAIVDYRKEQNINGPVFVGMDTHALSEAALTTTIQVLSANKVECYIQEGLGYTPTPVVSHAILTYNKDRQDELADGIIITPSHNPPDNGGIKYNPTNGGPADTNITSWIADKANGYLKAGVSAIKTLGKEEAFKANTTISYDYMMPYIKDLKNIIDMKAIQKAGLKLGADAMGGAGLAYWELIAKEYDLDMEVIHNHPMPAFEFMSVDKDGKVRMDCSSPYAMASLIHLKDKYDLAFGNDPDFDRHGIVTKSAGLMNPNHYLAVAIQYLFNNRPQWKKDTAIGKTLVSSSMIDKVAQKLGKDLKEVPVGFKWFVSGLIDGSYGFGGEESAGASFLRFDGTVWSTDKDGIILCLLAAEILAVTGKDPGEHYQDLIKEFGSPLYQRNDAPATLEEKARLKKLSPDQVQATELAGHRIIQKLTEAPGNGAAIGGLKVVTDKGWFAARPSGTENIYKIYAESFVDQNHLDRIIQEATQIVKEALH; from the coding sequence ATGGCGATTCATGAATTGGCCGGGAAAACAGTTCCCCCTGAGTTACTAACAAACATTCCCCGATTGATTAGCGATTATTATACCATTCAACCAGACCCTACCCAAAAAGAGCAATTAGTTGCCTTTGGAACTTCAGGGCATAGAGGGGTGAGTAGTGATGGAACCTTTAACGAAGAACATATTTTAGCGATTGTCCAGGCTATTGTTGATTACCGCAAAGAGCAGAATATCAATGGCCCTGTTTTTGTGGGAATGGACACTCATGCCTTGAGTGAAGCGGCTTTAACAACAACCATTCAAGTACTAAGTGCTAATAAGGTGGAATGTTATATCCAGGAAGGTTTGGGATATACTCCTACTCCTGTTGTCTCCCATGCTATTCTTACTTATAACAAAGACAGACAGGACGAATTAGCAGACGGAATCATTATTACACCAAGCCATAATCCTCCTGATAACGGTGGTATCAAATACAACCCGACAAATGGGGGACCTGCAGATACGAATATTACCTCATGGATAGCAGATAAGGCTAATGGATATTTAAAAGCAGGGGTTTCAGCCATTAAAACTCTTGGGAAGGAAGAAGCTTTTAAAGCCAATACCACCATCAGTTATGACTATATGATGCCCTATATAAAGGACCTCAAAAACATCATTGATATGAAGGCCATTCAAAAAGCAGGTTTAAAACTGGGTGCTGATGCCATGGGAGGAGCGGGCTTAGCTTATTGGGAACTGATCGCAAAGGAATATGATCTTGATATGGAAGTGATCCATAATCATCCCATGCCAGCTTTTGAGTTTATGTCTGTGGATAAGGACGGCAAGGTGAGAATGGATTGTTCTAGTCCTTATGCGATGGCAAGTCTCATCCATCTGAAGGATAAATACGATCTAGCCTTTGGTAATGATCCAGACTTTGATCGTCATGGTATTGTTACCAAATCTGCGGGCCTTATGAATCCTAATCATTATCTGGCAGTAGCTATCCAATATCTTTTTAATAATAGACCCCAATGGAAGAAAGATACAGCAATAGGAAAGACTTTAGTTAGTTCTTCCATGATTGATAAAGTAGCTCAAAAGCTGGGAAAGGATCTCAAAGAAGTACCTGTCGGTTTCAAATGGTTTGTTTCCGGGCTTATCGATGGATCCTACGGATTCGGAGGAGAAGAAAGTGCTGGTGCCAGTTTTCTGAGATTTGATGGGACTGTGTGGTCTACAGACAAAGACGGGATCATCCTTTGTTTACTGGCTGCTGAGATATTAGCCGTTACAGGTAAAGATCCTGGTGAACATTATCAAGACCTTATTAAAGAATTTGGATCCCCCCTCTATCAACGTAATGATGCCCCCGCTACTTTGGAAGAAAAGGCTAGACTTAAAAAGCTTAGTCCAGATCAAGTTCAGGCAACAGAGCTTGCTGGGCATAGGATTATTCAAAAGTTGACAGAAGCCCCGGGAAATGGGGCCGCCATTGGAGGCTTAAAAGTGGTCACAGATAAAGGCTGGTTTGCCGCACGTCCATCTGGAACGGAAAACATTTACAAGATATATGCCGAAAGTTTTGTGGACCAGAATCATTTAGATAGGATTATTCAAGAGGCTACCCAAATAGTAAAAGAAGCACTCCATTAG
- a CDS encoding bacteriohemerythrin, whose translation MSNLDWDINSLSLGIIPLDAHHQEIFQYGQKLCAYHEVTDSGFSEALSHFTKAVQIHFKAEAILFEQFKYPRSSKHIQEHTDFLIRIQGISKKLEAFTIDKITRYIEQWFTNHIQQADMDYVRYFEEHKILLSKDFFKTIDVKATSQPRRSMKSKTLPPGKIKSLDEQHREIAKVLAQIKDLRKTGVSEKRSLLLLPKIITMLEECGKYFSYEEEQMEELEYPSKESHLEDHKTFNKKIKSFKTTLTLHQRDISDSILVFLKDWTMNHILKKDREYKAYLHRRGYK comes from the coding sequence ATGAGTAATTTGGATTGGGACATTAATAGCCTTTCTTTAGGTATCATTCCCCTTGATGCCCATCATCAAGAGATCTTTCAATACGGCCAGAAGCTCTGTGCTTATCATGAAGTAACAGATTCTGGCTTTAGTGAAGCCCTAAGCCATTTTACCAAAGCAGTCCAGATTCATTTCAAAGCAGAAGCTATCTTGTTTGAGCAATTTAAGTATCCCCGGAGTAGTAAGCACATTCAAGAGCACACAGATTTCTTAATAAGGATTCAGGGCATCAGTAAGAAGCTAGAGGCTTTTACCATAGATAAGATTACTCGTTATATTGAGCAGTGGTTCACTAATCATATCCAACAGGCGGATATGGACTATGTCAGGTACTTTGAAGAACATAAGATTCTTTTATCTAAGGATTTTTTTAAAACAATAGATGTAAAGGCTACTTCCCAGCCTCGCAGGAGTATGAAGAGTAAAACCCTTCCTCCGGGGAAAATAAAAAGCCTTGATGAGCAACACAGGGAAATAGCTAAAGTCTTAGCTCAGATTAAAGATCTTCGAAAAACAGGTGTTTCGGAAAAGAGATCTCTTCTCCTCCTACCCAAAATTATTACCATGCTTGAAGAATGTGGCAAGTACTTTTCTTATGAAGAAGAGCAAATGGAAGAGCTTGAATATCCTTCTAAAGAAAGTCATCTGGAGGATCATAAAACTTTTAATAAGAAGATTAAAAGTTTTAAAACAACCCTGACACTGCACCAACGAGACATAAGTGATTCTATTTTGGTGTTTCTTAAGGACTGGACTATGAATCACATCTTAAAAAAAGATAGGGAATACAAGGCCTATCTCCATAGAAGAGGATATAAATAA
- a CDS encoding adenylate/guanylate cyclase domain-containing protein produces the protein MLDSALRLELIEILNINFKSNDITEIGKALFRSFDLHDVSDTRTIVTISDRKAAEILVDYVESKNKTSQLIEFLIQIDGLNFQQKPIELQGIEGLLERLSLEGMVYSLSKRKMVKTKEDPGDMVNWGALKDGKSYPVTIVSIDICKNSVLVKKYGDGKMKKLYSSLWMEIRKRMHSYNGRIWHWAGDGGLIAFAMKDHAYNAVRFALEFQSVLPLFLLDPKYPIKDKMALRFGINSGKLTFSMKTGTIVSEVINYACHLEKQFCPEGQVAISGKTLKELPKTYQTSFSSAGKFEGETAYCSKMFSP, from the coding sequence ATGTTGGATTCTGCATTACGATTAGAATTAATCGAAATTCTTAATATAAATTTTAAAAGCAATGATATAACAGAAATAGGAAAAGCTCTCTTTAGAAGTTTTGACCTGCATGACGTATCAGACACTCGTACCATTGTGACAATATCTGATAGAAAAGCCGCTGAGATTCTTGTGGACTATGTAGAGTCGAAAAACAAAACCTCCCAATTGATCGAATTCTTAATTCAAATCGATGGACTGAACTTTCAACAAAAGCCTATTGAGTTACAAGGAATTGAAGGTTTATTAGAACGATTGAGTCTGGAAGGAATGGTGTACTCCCTATCCAAACGAAAGATGGTAAAAACTAAAGAAGATCCTGGTGACATGGTAAACTGGGGAGCTTTAAAGGATGGTAAATCCTATCCTGTGACTATTGTTAGTATCGATATTTGTAAGAACTCTGTTTTAGTAAAAAAATATGGTGATGGCAAAATGAAAAAGCTTTACTCATCCCTCTGGATGGAGATTCGTAAACGTATGCATTCCTATAATGGGAGGATCTGGCATTGGGCAGGGGATGGCGGGCTTATTGCTTTTGCTATGAAGGACCATGCGTATAATGCGGTTCGTTTTGCCCTGGAGTTTCAATCTGTTTTACCCTTATTTTTACTAGATCCCAAATATCCTATCAAAGATAAGATGGCTCTTCGCTTTGGGATCAATTCGGGAAAGCTCACATTCTCTATGAAAACAGGAACCATTGTCTCAGAAGTCATTAACTATGCTTGCCATTTGGAAAAGCAGTTCTGCCCGGAAGGACAAGTCGCCATATCTGGAAAAACTCTTAAAGAACTCCCTAAAACTTATCAAACCAGCTTCTCCTCTGCAGGTAAGTTTGAAGGTGAGACAGCCTATTGTTCAAAGATGTTTTCTCCCTGA
- the manA gene encoding mannose-6-phosphate isomerase, class I codes for MYQLINKIMPYPWGSTDGISHVTGTANPTGEPMAEMWMGAHPKGSSTVLTEDGEIPLNEFINNNSAKILGDYYVWEYGQTLPYLFKILSAAQPLSIQVHPTLPMAIEGYAKEEEKNIDVLAPNRNYKDPNHKPEMMLALTTFYGLCGFRPMEEIQADLSELDLENNKEIKALHTALLSGGYKGLVQQLLSFDDKQSADLISSVVASCQKKSDELFKWVLKVHNFFPNDTGLLYPLILNLVQLEPGEALFLQPGILHAYLEGTGLELMANSDNVLRCALTSKHIDPPELIKNTIFESYLPRPLPFDQEGPVTSFKSPSKEFQLSKVDINSEWEMTKISGPVICLVTEGELDFSNNKKTIHLNKGETLLLAPFDGPVSITGQGVFYRAAIQH; via the coding sequence ATGTATCAACTAATAAACAAAATCATGCCATACCCTTGGGGAAGTACAGACGGAATATCCCATGTCACGGGAACTGCGAACCCAACAGGGGAGCCTATGGCTGAGATGTGGATGGGAGCTCATCCTAAAGGTTCAAGTACCGTTCTAACAGAGGACGGAGAAATTCCTCTTAATGAGTTTATAAACAATAATTCTGCCAAAATATTGGGTGACTACTATGTTTGGGAATATGGCCAAACCCTACCCTATTTATTTAAAATTCTAAGTGCTGCTCAACCCTTGTCTATCCAAGTACATCCAACTTTACCTATGGCTATTGAAGGGTATGCCAAGGAAGAAGAAAAAAATATAGATGTCCTGGCTCCTAATAGAAATTATAAAGATCCTAATCACAAACCAGAAATGATGCTGGCACTGACCACCTTCTATGGACTATGTGGTTTCAGACCTATGGAAGAAATCCAGGCAGATTTGTCAGAGCTGGACCTGGAAAACAATAAGGAAATTAAAGCCCTTCATACAGCACTCCTCTCGGGAGGATATAAGGGCTTGGTTCAACAGTTATTATCCTTTGATGACAAACAATCAGCAGATCTTATAAGTTCTGTTGTGGCATCCTGTCAAAAAAAGTCTGATGAATTGTTTAAATGGGTACTGAAAGTTCACAACTTTTTCCCTAATGACACAGGTTTATTATATCCCCTTATTCTTAATCTTGTTCAACTGGAACCGGGAGAGGCTTTATTCTTACAACCGGGGATTCTCCATGCCTATTTAGAAGGAACCGGTTTGGAATTAATGGCTAACTCAGACAATGTCCTTCGCTGTGCTCTTACCTCTAAGCATATAGATCCACCTGAACTAATTAAGAATACCATCTTTGAGTCCTACTTGCCTCGGCCTCTTCCCTTTGATCAAGAAGGACCTGTGACAAGCTTTAAATCGCCTTCCAAGGAATTTCAATTATCAAAAGTAGACATCAATTCTGAATGGGAGATGACAAAGATTAGTGGACCTGTTATATGTTTAGTAACAGAAGGTGAACTTGACTTTTCTAATAATAAAAAGACAATACATCTAAACAAAGGAGAAACGCTGCTATTAGCGCCCTTTGACGGTCCTGTGAGTATTACTGGTCAAGGAGTGTTCTATAGAGCAGCTATACAGCATTAA
- a CDS encoding prenyltransferase: MEIRTKIVSVSTLLISTLYILFSTTRLSPLKLLLMVIASLAIDMGTTAFNTYFDYTKGVDHIKTNQEADKVLIHGGVSKWTAFWTAWILFLIAGCLGLILTFLTGWPLLMAGGICMLIGYFYTAGPRPISSTPFGELFAGGAMGTGIFLINIYIQKGYLTGWDLLFSIPSTLMIASILTVNNTCDREGDIQAGRKTLSILLGPSKSVILLFTEVLLAHILLLFILGSHNLWMSIPVVFVLIWEIYDLIKMKGKGFNHTRKGPSMGGITKIFMKYTFGYSTGLILLLLGIL, translated from the coding sequence GTGGAGATTCGAACAAAAATCGTTAGTGTCTCCACACTGCTTATCAGTACTTTATACATACTGTTTTCCACAACAAGACTATCCCCTCTTAAATTACTCCTTATGGTAATTGCTTCTCTAGCTATTGATATGGGAACAACAGCTTTTAATACCTATTTTGATTACACAAAAGGAGTAGATCATATAAAGACAAACCAGGAAGCGGACAAGGTCCTTATTCATGGTGGAGTCAGTAAATGGACAGCTTTCTGGACAGCCTGGATTTTGTTCCTTATTGCCGGTTGTCTTGGATTGATTTTAACATTTTTGACAGGATGGCCTCTCCTCATGGCAGGAGGAATATGTATGTTAATCGGGTATTTCTATACAGCAGGGCCCCGACCTATCTCGTCTACTCCCTTTGGAGAGCTTTTTGCCGGCGGGGCTATGGGAACTGGGATATTCCTGATTAATATCTATATACAAAAGGGTTACCTTACAGGATGGGACCTCTTATTCTCCATACCATCGACACTTATGATAGCTTCCATATTAACAGTCAATAATACCTGCGACAGAGAAGGGGATATACAAGCAGGAAGAAAGACCTTATCTATCCTATTAGGCCCCTCCAAAAGTGTTATACTTTTGTTCACAGAAGTGTTATTGGCTCATATTCTCTTACTATTCATTCTGGGAAGCCACAATTTGTGGATGTCTATACCAGTAGTCTTTGTCTTAATATGGGAAATATATGATCTAATCAAAATGAAGGGAAAAGGATTTAACCATACAAGAAAAGGTCCTTCTATGGGAGGAATCACCAAAATATTTATGAAATATACCTTTGGGTACTCTACTGGACTTATTCTTCTTTTACTAGGAATTCTTTGA
- a CDS encoding flavin reductase encodes MSWISTEPKIWSKSPVKAFGTDWSLITSGVKEGWNTMTASWGGLGVLWNKPIAYIFIRPSRYTYQFVEDQLTLSLCFFDPEYKDISQQCGSRSGREWNKMAELGLTSFITSKGYIGFEEANTIIGCTVRGSVDMEGARILDPSIQEQYYSHGDSHRLYFAEIKEFLVKEE; translated from the coding sequence TTGAGTTGGATTAGTACAGAACCCAAAATATGGAGTAAAAGTCCTGTTAAGGCCTTCGGGACGGATTGGAGCCTAATTACTTCAGGAGTCAAAGAGGGCTGGAACACTATGACAGCTAGTTGGGGAGGGCTTGGCGTTTTGTGGAATAAGCCCATCGCTTATATTTTTATTCGACCCAGTCGATACACCTATCAGTTTGTTGAAGATCAGTTAACCTTATCTCTTTGCTTTTTTGATCCAGAATATAAAGACATCTCTCAACAATGTGGTTCCCGGTCTGGTAGAGAATGGAATAAAATGGCAGAGCTTGGGTTAACTTCCTTTATTACTTCAAAAGGCTATATTGGTTTCGAGGAAGCGAATACCATTATTGGTTGTACCGTCAGAGGTAGTGTTGATATGGAAGGAGCTCGTATTCTAGATCCTTCCATTCAAGAACAATACTATTCTCATGGAGACAGTCATCGATTGTATTTTGCTGAGATCAAAGAATTCCTAGTAAAAGAAGAATAA
- a CDS encoding DUF4404 family protein, whose protein sequence is MLQDKIDQLEQKISKTQLPPHEKKDLQDSIDMIKGDLSQITDPTGDVEETSLIAYFRRLEAAHPDLTKALDKVCQSLSDLGI, encoded by the coding sequence ATGTTACAAGATAAGATTGACCAATTAGAGCAAAAAATCAGTAAAACCCAGCTCCCTCCTCATGAGAAAAAAGACCTTCAAGATAGCATTGATATGATCAAAGGCGATTTATCTCAAATAACAGATCCTACTGGCGATGTAGAGGAAACGAGTCTCATAGCCTACTTCCGAAGACTGGAAGCAGCTCATCCAGACTTAACGAAAGCCCTGGATAAGGTTTGCCAATCCTTATCAGATCTGGGAATATAG